Proteins encoded together in one Chrysiogenia bacterium window:
- a CDS encoding outer membrane lipoprotein-sorting protein: protein MRKFNHSIFGALAALLIAAPTAASAEDLTDVNEIVRQANNVSYYAGNDGRSQSRMTITDNQGRTQIRQFTILRRDRADGGDQDYLVLFSRPADVRRTVFLVAKHVKGDDDRWLYLPGLDLVKRISAGDKRTSFVGSHIFYEDVSGRRTDEDTHELVETTGEHYVLLNKPKDPGSVEFASYKIWIEKKTLLPVKMEFSDAKGEVYRRMTSSGVQDIQGHPTATKMVVEDLRSGGNTVIEFRNIEYDLGIPEDIFSERSLRNPPLDWFRAGK, encoded by the coding sequence ATGCGTAAGTTCAATCATTCCATTTTCGGTGCCCTCGCGGCACTGCTCATCGCCGCGCCCACGGCGGCCTCGGCCGAGGACCTCACGGATGTCAACGAGATCGTCCGGCAGGCCAACAACGTGTCCTACTATGCCGGTAACGACGGGCGCTCTCAGTCGCGCATGACCATCACCGACAACCAGGGGCGCACGCAGATCCGCCAGTTCACCATTCTGCGCCGCGACCGCGCAGACGGCGGAGACCAGGACTACCTCGTGCTCTTCTCGCGCCCGGCCGATGTGCGCCGCACGGTGTTCCTGGTGGCCAAGCACGTCAAAGGTGACGATGACCGTTGGCTCTACCTGCCGGGCCTCGACCTGGTAAAGCGCATCAGCGCCGGCGACAAGCGCACCAGCTTCGTGGGCTCGCACATCTTCTATGAAGACGTCTCGGGCCGCCGCACCGATGAAGACACCCACGAGCTCGTGGAGACGACGGGTGAACACTACGTGCTGCTCAACAAGCCCAAGGATCCGGGCTCGGTGGAGTTTGCGAGCTACAAGATCTGGATCGAGAAGAAGACCCTGCTGCCGGTGAAGATGGAATTCTCCGACGCCAAGGGCGAGGTCTATCGCCGCATGACGAGCTCCGGCGTGCAGGACATTCAGGGCCATCCCACGGCGACGAAGATGGTGGTCGAGGACCTGCGCTCTGGCGGCAACACGGTGATCGAGTTCCGCAACATCGAATACGACCTTGGCATTCCCGAGGACATCTTCTCCGAGCGCTCGCTGCGCAACCCGCCGCTGGACTGGTTCCGGGCGGGCAAATAA